One genomic segment of Alkaliphilus flagellatus includes these proteins:
- the serS gene encoding serine--tRNA ligase: protein MLDIRRIRTNLDEIKVAMARRGEKDFSLDEVVELDEQRRVLLQQVENMKNEQNTVSKEIPRLKKEGKDVTEVMAKMKDLSAQIKELDGQVKEVEDKLEYALLRIPNVPHPDVPQGETDDDNIEIRTWSNPTKFDFEPKAHWDIATSLNIIDFEAASKITGARFALYRGVGARLERALINFMLDLHTGEHGYTEVLPPFMVNRNSMTGTGQLPKFEDDAFKIPQKDYFLVPTAEVPVTNMHRDDIIEEQKLPLYYVAYTPCFRSEAGSAGRDTRGLIRQHQFNKVELVKFVKPEESYKELEKLTNNAEKVLQLLGIPYRVVKICTGDLGFTAAFKYDIEVWMPSYNRYVEISSCSNFEDFQARRANIRFRPEEKGKVEFVHTLNGSGLAVGRTVAAILENFQDDEGNVVIPEVLRGYMGGIGVISK from the coding sequence GTGTTAGATATTAGAAGAATACGAACAAACCTAGATGAAATTAAAGTAGCTATGGCTAGAAGAGGAGAAAAAGATTTTAGCTTAGATGAAGTTGTTGAGCTGGATGAGCAAAGGAGAGTCTTGCTTCAACAGGTAGAGAATATGAAAAATGAGCAGAATACAGTATCTAAGGAAATTCCCAGACTAAAGAAAGAAGGAAAAGATGTTACAGAAGTAATGGCAAAAATGAAAGATCTGTCAGCACAAATTAAGGAGTTAGATGGACAGGTTAAAGAAGTAGAGGATAAGCTAGAATATGCCCTACTTAGAATACCTAATGTACCTCATCCAGATGTACCACAAGGAGAAACTGACGATGATAATATTGAAATAAGAACATGGTCAAATCCGACTAAATTTGATTTCGAGCCAAAGGCACATTGGGATATAGCTACAAGCCTTAATATTATTGATTTTGAGGCCGCTTCAAAGATAACAGGAGCAAGATTTGCGTTATACAGAGGGGTGGGTGCAAGGCTAGAAAGAGCTTTAATTAACTTTATGCTAGATTTGCACACTGGCGAGCATGGATATACTGAAGTTTTACCTCCATTTATGGTAAATAGAAATAGTATGACTGGTACGGGACAATTACCTAAATTTGAAGATGATGCTTTTAAAATACCACAAAAAGATTATTTCTTAGTGCCTACAGCAGAGGTTCCTGTTACTAATATGCATAGGGATGACATTATTGAGGAACAGAAGTTACCGTTATATTACGTAGCGTACACTCCTTGTTTCCGTTCTGAAGCAGGTTCAGCTGGTCGGGACACTAGAGGATTAATTAGACAACATCAATTTAACAAGGTAGAGCTTGTTAAGTTTGTTAAGCCGGAAGAATCTTATAAAGAACTTGAAAAGCTAACAAACAATGCAGAGAAGGTATTACAGTTGTTAGGAATACCTTATAGGGTAGTGAAGATATGTACTGGAGATTTAGGTTTTACTGCAGCATTTAAATATGATATTGAAGTATGGATGCCAAGCTATAATCGTTATGTAGAGATTTCTTCTTGTAGTAACTTTGAAGACTTTCAAGCAAGAAGAGCTAATATTAGATTCCGTCCTGAAGAAAAGGGTAAGGTAGAATTTGTTCATACATTAAATGGATCTGGGCTTGCCGTTGGTAGAACAGTAGCTGCCATATTAGAAAATTTTCAAGATGATGAAGGAAATGTAGTTATACCTGAAGTGTTAAGGGGTTACATGGGAGGAATTGGAGTTATCTCTAAATAA
- a CDS encoding PTS transporter subunit IIC encodes MKINDRQVSLKDYITKALNGMALGLFSSLIIGLILKQIGELANVQILVSFGQVAQFLMGPAIGAGVAYSIGAPPLAIFASLITGAIGGNTIFLTEVGSYSIKTGEPVGAFVAALIGAEIVKWIAGKTKVDIVLIPAATIVIGGLAGNFIAPSVTIMMTFLGRLINDVTVLHPIPMGILLAVLMGMILTLPISSAALAISLGLNGLAAGAAVVGCSTQMIGFAVASYKENGIGGLIAQGLGTSMLQVPNIIRNPLIWIPPTLASAFLGPLATTIIRMENNSIGAGMGTSGLVGQFGAFVTMVTQNGETASIVLIKIALLHFILPALLTLFISLFMRKQGWIKEGDMKLSQ; translated from the coding sequence ATGAAGATTAATGACAGGCAAGTATCGCTAAAAGATTATATTACGAAGGCGCTTAACGGTATGGCCCTTGGACTTTTCTCTTCTTTAATTATTGGACTTATTTTAAAGCAAATTGGAGAATTGGCTAATGTCCAAATTTTAGTATCTTTTGGTCAGGTTGCACAATTTTTAATGGGACCAGCTATAGGAGCTGGAGTAGCTTATTCTATTGGAGCACCTCCATTAGCAATATTTGCATCATTAATAACTGGAGCTATAGGTGGAAATACAATTTTTTTAACTGAGGTAGGTTCATATAGTATTAAAACTGGAGAGCCAGTAGGTGCATTTGTAGCAGCACTAATTGGAGCTGAGATTGTAAAGTGGATTGCAGGCAAAACAAAGGTAGATATTGTACTAATTCCAGCTGCTACAATCGTAATAGGAGGATTAGCGGGTAATTTTATAGCACCTAGTGTTACAATAATGATGACATTCTTAGGAAGATTAATTAATGATGTAACTGTGCTTCATCCAATACCTATGGGTATATTGTTAGCTGTATTAATGGGAATGATATTAACTCTTCCTATAAGTAGTGCAGCTTTAGCTATTTCATTAGGACTAAATGGTTTAGCTGCAGGAGCTGCTGTAGTAGGTTGTTCTACTCAAATGATAGGTTTTGCTGTGGCGAGCTATAAAGAAAATGGTATAGGTGGTCTTATTGCACAAGGATTAGGTACAAGTATGCTTCAAGTACCTAATATTATTAGAAATCCATTAATATGGATACCTCCAACCTTAGCTAGTGCATTTTTAGGTCCTTTAGCAACGACTATAATTAGAATGGAAAATAATAGTATTGGTGCGGGAATGGGTACAAGTGGATTAGTAGGTCAGTTTGGGGCATTTGTTACTATGGTTACTCAAAATGGTGAAACAGCTTCAATTGTGCTGATTAAAATAGCGTTGCTCCATTTTATTTTACCTGCTTTGCTAACTCTTTTTATTTCATTATTTATGAGAAAGCAAGGTTGGATTAAAGAAGGGGATATGAAGTTAAGTCAATAA